The genomic DNA CATATAGATATAATAGTCCCGAAAAAAAGAACAGTAGTAGAACTAAAGCAGTAACGACGACTCTGCCGTCATTCAAGTATTTCATACTTTAATTCCTCTTCTTCATCTCCTGTTTTTGTTTTTTTCTTAGATTCGTATTCTATTCCGAGTTTTCTTCTCAGATCATTTAGATCCCTCGGGCGATCCATATCGTCTTTTCTACCTAGAACTGCGTAAATGGTTTGGGGTTCTTCTTTTCCCTTCACCTTGATAGATTGCATTTTTTCGACCGCAAAAATATCTTTTACATGATTCAGTAGATCTTGTGTAATTAAAATATCCGTACCAAACGGTTTGTTCAACGCTTCCACTCGAGAGGCGAGGTTCACTGCGTCACCGATTACGGTATATTCTAATCTTTCTTCCGAACCGATCTGACCTGCGATCACCGGTCCAAAATTAAGACCACAACCGATACGGATGATCGGTTTTTTATCTCCGCCTCTTCCTTCGTTAAACTTAATAAGTGCCGCTCTCATTAAAAGTGCGCCGTTCACTGCATTTTCTGCGTCTTGTTCCGAGGTGCGAACTGCTCCCCAGGTTGCCATGATCGCGTCACCGATAAACTTATCCACAATCCCATGGGTATCGTTCACACAACGAACCATCTCGGTCATGTACTCGTTTAAGAATTCTACTACTTCTTCCGGTTGTAGTTTTTCCGATATAGCTGTGAAGGAACGAATATCCGAGAAGAAGATAGCACACATCTTTCTTTCCCCACCCAGAGTGAGTTCCTTGTTCAGGACCATTTCGGCGATCTCTTTGTTTACGAAACGGCCAAGTGCGTCCTTCACCTTTTCCCTTTCTTCCAGACCTTTTCCCATACTTACGAAATAATCCGTTAGAACGCCGATCTCGTCCCTTGTGGAAGACTTGATCCCTATCCTGAAATTTCCTTTGGCAATCTCTACCGTTGCAGTCAGAAGTTTTAATACCGGAATGGTAATGGTTCTGGCTAAGAAGAATACGATGATAAGTGCGACACAAAGTGCGATCGCCATGATTAAAAGGTTTTTGGTCTGGATACGATATACCATCTCAAAAACTTTTTCTTCCGGAACGGATACGATTACTCCTGCTCCACCAAAACCTAGTTTTTGGTAAGAACCGTAATATCTAGTCTTAGTTGAATCCTCATATCTAGTTTGTTGGCTGTCCTCTCTTACGGAAGAAAGCATGGTCTCGAAAATAGGGAGATCCGACCAATTTGTTTGGGCCGCAAGAAGTTGGAGATCGTAATGTGCGATGAGATCTCCGTCTCCGTTGATCAAAAATGGCACGTTAATATCTTGTTTTTGGAATACGGATAATAGTCTCTCTGCTCTGATGATATAGAGTAAAATAGACTTACTTTGGGAATCATATACTGAAATAGAAAAAGTAGGCTCTTTAAAATTAGCGGTGAGATTGTCTATTCTTCCGCCTGATTGGATCGTCTTTAAAAAAGAAGATTCTTTTTGGGAAACTGCTGCATCTAATTCATCTCTATTAGAAGAAATCCCTTCCAAGTAGGAATCATTATAAAGAACCGTTCTTTTTTTAAGCTTATCTCCTTCTGCGGAATAAATCCCCGCTAAAAGGAAATCAGGTTCGTTCCTGAAAAATAGATCCGCATAAGCACCTGGACCCTTCGGATCCAAAAGTTTTTCCGTGAGAGTTTTTCCTTTATCTCGAATATCTTTTAGATCCGATTTTACTTTGATCCCTAAAATATTCACCAAAGAAAAGTTAGTCTCTAATACTCTGACTTCGTAATTCTTTTTGAACTCGCTAGACGCATATAAAATAACCGTGGAAACCGTAACAGTGAGTAAAAGAGAGATCACCGCCATCAATTTTAGCTGAAGAGGGAATTTCGCGGTCGTTGCTAAATCTCCCATATCCGCAGAAGGGTTGGGGGTGGATTCTTTTTTTGGAATATTCTTCTTTTCTGATATTACAGGAGGTTGTGGTGCTTCTGAAACAGTCTCCGTAGTTTCAGTCTCCTGTTTTTCTCCCGAGAATACCGTATCAAATGAAATTACAGGCTTACTTTCTAGTGTGCGGAAATTCTCTGCCTCTTGGAATTTCGGGACCTTCTTCTTTCCGTTGGAATCTTTATGACCGTTTTTGAAAACTCCTAGTTCGATTCCGGAAACTGCCAAAGGAAGTTCTTTTAGAAAAAGAGAAAATTCTCCTCTGCTAGAATCGGGAATTTCTTTAGGAGCTTTTTTGCGGGAAGCATAGGTTTTAAATTCTCCTAAGAATGTCGCCTCTGCTTCTCCTTGTAAGCTAGGAAACCAAGCACCTAACTCACCGGAGGCGATATGTGGATAAGAAGAAATTACCATTTTGGAAAGTATCACTTCCCATCTTTCTTCTAATTCTTCGGGGATTAAAAATAAGATATTAGATTTGGCTGCTGCTGAGATTAATTTCCAAGCAGAGTAGAATACCGACTCGTTTGTTTCAGGTCCGGGAGGAATTTCTAATGCGAATAATTTCCATTCTCCTGCATGCAAAACTTCTTCTAAATTAGTAACTAATGAAGAACCTTTTTCCGAGAATACGCAGACTACAGTTTTGATCCCCAGATCTGCCCAGGCTCTTAATTCGTCCTGGTTTTGAACCTGATCCTTTGCTCTGGCCCAGAAGGCGACCGCACCATTTGGTCCGAACGGAATGTATTTTGTAGATGATGGCATTTTGTTCCTAAGGAAGTTCCGGAATAAAAATTCTCTTTTAGAAAGCTAAAAAATCGATCCGTCTAGCGGAAAGTAGATTCTGGAAATCCTCCGTTAAATTATCGGAACAACGGCATTCTATATTGAAAACAAGTCGAATGCGTTCTTCCTAATCTAGGATACCTATTTGGTTGCTTATACGGACATTGTTGAGAATTTGGACTTTGAGGATATTTATGGCAACTGCTAAGTTTACCACCAACCGCGGGACCTTCTCCGTTTTATTGGAAGATGAGAAGGCTCCGATCACTGCCGGGAATTTCATCCAATTGGCTCAAAAAGGCTTTTATAATGGCCTGATCTTTCACAGAATTATTGCAAACTTTATGATACAAGGCGGTTGCCCTCAAGGAACCGGAACTGGTGGACCGGGGTATAAGATCCAAGACGAGTTTCATCCAGAACTTAAAAACAAAAAGTATACGATCTCCATGGCAAACGCAGGACCGAATACTGGTGGTTCTCAGTTTTTCATCAATGTGAGAGACAATCTATATCTAGACAATCGCCACGCGGTTTTTGGCCATGTGAGTGAGGGAGAAGACATAGTCCAAAGTATCTCCGAAACTCCTACCGCTCCAGGAGATCGTCCTCTCCAGCCAGTGGTAATTGAGACGATAGAGATCATCTAACGCATCCCTTGTGGGATACCAATTCCACAAACTCCATAAAAAGTCGAAATATGCTTGAAAATATCTATATTTCGCCATAATTAGAGGCCTCTGCCCGGAATATCTATTCCGGGCGGATCTATTTATGGGTTCTCGTTCTACTATTATTTCAGATTCAAGCCCAGGCAATCCCAAGTCCTTACTGGATTATATCCTCTCCAATTCTCCCATCGTATTATTTTCCGCTGACGAAACCGGGCTCATGAACTTCGCCTCGGGCAAGGCGTTAGACATGCTTGGTTTGGATTCAAGCGCATTCATAGGGACTAACTTTGTACAACATGAATGGAACGCAGAATTAAGGGAAGAAGACGGGACTGTCCGTAGTCTGGAACAAACGGACGCTCTAAGGTTAGTACTTTCAGGGAAAGAGATCAGTGCAGAAACGGTTTTTTTAGGAAGGCATTTTGCCGTAAGGATCTCTCCCGCGATCGGGGATGACGGAAACATAAGAGGACTCGTAGGAGTTTCTTTAGATATTACGGATCGTAGGATCGCGGAAGACATATTAGAAAAACGTACTGTAGATTTTCAGACACTGATAGGTGCGTTACCGGTTGTTGTATTTTCCATTTCTCCGGAAGGAAGGATCATACTCGCCGACGGAAAAGGATTAGAAAGATTAAAGATCAATCCTAAGGAAGTGGTAGGCAAAACCATTTTTGAACGGGCAGGGAATAGACCCGAGGTCATGGAAGCATTCTCTAAATCTCTTCAGGGAGAAGAGAGTATCTATCATACGAATCAGAATGGTCTTCTCTTGGAAACGAGAATGTATCCAAGGATAGGGAAGAACGGTCGTATCCAAGAAATATTAGGAATTGTTTATGATATTTCCGATCGAAAAGAATACGAGGATAGAATTCGTAAGAACGAGGAGAAGTATCGGAATTTATTCCAAAATAATCCTCAGATCATGTTCGTATTTGAAAGATCTTCTCTTCAGATACTGGCGGTGAACCAAACAGCTATCCAGACTTATGGATATTCTGAAAAAGAATTTATTGGAAAAGACGTTTCGGATCTTAGGCTTCCGGAAGATAGGGAGTCGATGAGGGAGAAGATCAAGGGACTAAAAACCGGTCTGAATTTCTTCCAAGAATTGAAACATATTAGAAAAGACGGAAGTATCATTTATTTAGATATAGTTTCATCCCCCATCCAATTCCAAGAAACTGAGGCGGTTCTGGCCTCCGCAATCGATGTTTCTGAAAGAGTTAAGATGACAAAAGAAAATCGTTTTAATTTGGAAGTTATCTCTCAAATCAACGATGCGATCATCGCATTAGACGGTGATATGAAAATCACTTATTATAATAGTTATGCCGCGAAAATGTACGAGGTAGAAGAGGGGGAATGTTTAGGAAAACATTATACTTCTCTTTTTGAAGAGGATTGGATCTCCGAGGAAAATTACAAATCCGCTATGGAAGATTGGAAAAACCTTGGAGCTTCCAAAAGGGAGCTGATCCATACCTTAAGATCCGGTAGAAAAATCACGATCGAAAGTAATTTCAAAAAGATTAATGCAGAAGGTTATCTGGTTCCGGGGCTTATCATGGTAAATCGGGACATTTCCGAAAAAATAGAATCCAGAAAATCCCTAGAAGAAGCACTTTATGGTTTAGCGAAAACGAATAAAGAGCTGGAACAATTTGCATATATTGCTTCTCACGATCTACAAGAACCGCTTAGGACTATCGCAAGTTATCTGCAATTATTGGAGAGAAAATTTTCGGAAGAAATAAAACCCGAGATGAGGGAATTCATCCATGTATCTGTAGAAGCCGCAAAAAGACAACAGGGGTTAATCGAAAGCCTTTTGAGTTATTCCAGAGTGGGTTCCGATTCCGTAAAAAAATCAAAAGGGAATACGAATCTGATTTTGGACGAGATAAAAAAGGATCTTTCTTCCGTAATACAGGAAACCAAGGCGAATCTGGTTTTAGAAGGTCCTTTTCCGGAAGTGTATGCGGACCAAGACCAGATTAGGCGTTTATTCAGTAATCTGATCTCCAACGGGATCAAGTTCCGTTCTCCAACTAGAAGTCCGGAGATCCGGATCAAAGTCAAAAATGTCCCCGGCGCTAACGTGTTTTCGGTTGCCGATAACGGGATAGGTATGGATTCCAAATACTTCGATCGTATTTTTATCATATTCCAAAAATTGCATACAAGATCGGAATATCCCGGAACAGGGATCGGGTTGTCTATTTGCAAAAAAATCGTAGAAAATCACGGCGGAAAAATTTGGGTCCAGTCTTCCGTTGGAAAAGGGTCCGAGTTTTTTTTCTCCCTGCCAGAGGTTTAATTATGAGTGCTTCTTCTAAACAATATTTTGATATTCTTTTGGTAGAGGACAATCCTGCGGATGTTCGCCTCACCATAGAAGCATTGAACGATCTTAAATCGGAAAAAAGACTTTTTGTAGCAAAAGACGGAGAGGAAGCGATCGACTTCGTAAAAGGAGAAGGTGAATTCGTAGGAGCAAGGCGCCCTGATCTGATCCTTTTAGATCTGAACCTTCCTAAAAAGAACGGATTGGAAGTTTTGGAGGAACTTAAATCGGATCCTGAATACAAAAGGATCCCTGTTGTGGTATTGACTACTTCCGGATCTGAAAGGGATATTATAGCCACTTTCAATTTACACGCGAACTCATATATACAGAAACCGGTGGAATACGATAATTTTTTGGAAGCAATGGATACGTTACGCATCTATTGGTTCAAAACTTCGAGGTTACCACCAAAATGAATGCAAGAGTAGTATCCGTTCGGGTAAAACAAATTTTAGTAGTAGAGGACAACGAGGACGATTCCCGTTTGTTCGAGATATTTTTAAAAGAAGCAGACCCTTCCGGGGTACGTTTGAAACATTCTCCTACAGTTGCTGATGCTTTAGAAGTATTGAAAGATCATGGAGAGGAGATAGATTGTATTCTTTTGGATCTGACATTGCCGGATAGTTTCGGTTTGGATGGTTTCGAAGCTATTAAAAAATCTCATCCTAAGATACCTATCGTGATCTGTTCCGGGACCCAGGACGAAACTGTTGCGATGGAAGCCTTACAGTCGGGTGGCCAAGATTATCTGATCAAAGGAAAATTCGATTCTCATCTTCTTTTTAGATCTATTCTTTATGCAATAGAAAGACAGGACATGTTATCCAAATTGGAAGAGCAGGCGTTCTTGATTAAAGAAAATGAAAAAAGATATAGGCTT from Leptospira selangorensis includes the following:
- a CDS encoding adenylate/guanylate cyclase domain-containing protein, whose product is MPSSTKYIPFGPNGAVAFWARAKDQVQNQDELRAWADLGIKTVVCVFSEKGSSLVTNLEEVLHAGEWKLFALEIPPGPETNESVFYSAWKLISAAAKSNILFLIPEELEERWEVILSKMVISSYPHIASGELGAWFPSLQGEAEATFLGEFKTYASRKKAPKEIPDSSRGEFSLFLKELPLAVSGIELGVFKNGHKDSNGKKKVPKFQEAENFRTLESKPVISFDTVFSGEKQETETTETVSEAPQPPVISEKKNIPKKESTPNPSADMGDLATTAKFPLQLKLMAVISLLLTVTVSTVILYASSEFKKNYEVRVLETNFSLVNILGIKVKSDLKDIRDKGKTLTEKLLDPKGPGAYADLFFRNEPDFLLAGIYSAEGDKLKKRTVLYNDSYLEGISSNRDELDAAVSQKESSFLKTIQSGGRIDNLTANFKEPTFSISVYDSQSKSILLYIIRAERLLSVFQKQDINVPFLINGDGDLIAHYDLQLLAAQTNWSDLPIFETMLSSVREDSQQTRYEDSTKTRYYGSYQKLGFGGAGVIVSVPEEKVFEMVYRIQTKNLLIMAIALCVALIIVFFLARTITIPVLKLLTATVEIAKGNFRIGIKSSTRDEIGVLTDYFVSMGKGLEEREKVKDALGRFVNKEIAEMVLNKELTLGGERKMCAIFFSDIRSFTAISEKLQPEEVVEFLNEYMTEMVRCVNDTHGIVDKFIGDAIMATWGAVRTSEQDAENAVNGALLMRAALIKFNEGRGGDKKPIIRIGCGLNFGPVIAGQIGSEERLEYTVIGDAVNLASRVEALNKPFGTDILITQDLLNHVKDIFAVEKMQSIKVKGKEEPQTIYAVLGRKDDMDRPRDLNDLRRKLGIEYESKKKTKTGDEEEELKYEILE
- a CDS encoding peptidylprolyl isomerase, which produces MATAKFTTNRGTFSVLLEDEKAPITAGNFIQLAQKGFYNGLIFHRIIANFMIQGGCPQGTGTGGPGYKIQDEFHPELKNKKYTISMANAGPNTGGSQFFINVRDNLYLDNRHAVFGHVSEGEDIVQSISETPTAPGDRPLQPVVIETIEII
- a CDS encoding PAS domain S-box protein yields the protein MGSRSTIISDSSPGNPKSLLDYILSNSPIVLFSADETGLMNFASGKALDMLGLDSSAFIGTNFVQHEWNAELREEDGTVRSLEQTDALRLVLSGKEISAETVFLGRHFAVRISPAIGDDGNIRGLVGVSLDITDRRIAEDILEKRTVDFQTLIGALPVVVFSISPEGRIILADGKGLERLKINPKEVVGKTIFERAGNRPEVMEAFSKSLQGEESIYHTNQNGLLLETRMYPRIGKNGRIQEILGIVYDISDRKEYEDRIRKNEEKYRNLFQNNPQIMFVFERSSLQILAVNQTAIQTYGYSEKEFIGKDVSDLRLPEDRESMREKIKGLKTGLNFFQELKHIRKDGSIIYLDIVSSPIQFQETEAVLASAIDVSERVKMTKENRFNLEVISQINDAIIALDGDMKITYYNSYAAKMYEVEEGECLGKHYTSLFEEDWISEENYKSAMEDWKNLGASKRELIHTLRSGRKITIESNFKKINAEGYLVPGLIMVNRDISEKIESRKSLEEALYGLAKTNKELEQFAYIASHDLQEPLRTIASYLQLLERKFSEEIKPEMREFIHVSVEAAKRQQGLIESLLSYSRVGSDSVKKSKGNTNLILDEIKKDLSSVIQETKANLVLEGPFPEVYADQDQIRRLFSNLISNGIKFRSPTRSPEIRIKVKNVPGANVFSVADNGIGMDSKYFDRIFIIFQKLHTRSEYPGTGIGLSICKKIVENHGGKIWVQSSVGKGSEFFFSLPEV
- a CDS encoding response regulator, with product MSASSKQYFDILLVEDNPADVRLTIEALNDLKSEKRLFVAKDGEEAIDFVKGEGEFVGARRPDLILLDLNLPKKNGLEVLEELKSDPEYKRIPVVVLTTSGSERDIIATFNLHANSYIQKPVEYDNFLEAMDTLRIYWFKTSRLPPK